The Deinococcus sonorensis KR-87 genome includes a window with the following:
- a CDS encoding HesA/MoeB/ThiF family protein: protein MTQEPLSRDELRRYGRALLVPEWAEGAAQERLRAASVLVVGAGGLGSPVVQYLSGAGVGRLGIADSDTVSVSNLHRQTLYTTADVGHPKAQVAAARAQQVNPHVQVEPLPALDPTNAATLGRFDLTLDCTDNFEARYLINDTCVQLGRRWVWGAAGGSEGMVSVFGPDCTLRSVFPTPDGAESCETIGVLGPLLGVIASLMSAEALKLLGGVGQPLEGQLLTYDLMSGRFRRIGLRTER from the coding sequence ATGACCCAAGAGCCCCTCAGTCGCGACGAGCTGCGGCGCTATGGCCGCGCACTGCTGGTCCCGGAATGGGCCGAAGGCGCGGCCCAGGAGCGGCTGCGGGCCGCCTCGGTGCTGGTGGTGGGCGCCGGCGGGCTTGGCAGTCCGGTGGTGCAGTACCTCAGCGGAGCGGGCGTCGGGCGGCTGGGGATTGCCGACAGCGACACGGTGAGCGTGTCGAACCTGCACCGCCAGACGCTCTACACCACCGCCGACGTGGGCCACCCCAAGGCGCAGGTGGCGGCAGCCCGCGCCCAGCAGGTCAACCCGCACGTGCAGGTGGAGCCGCTGCCGGCCCTGGACCCGACCAACGCCGCCACGCTGGGCCGCTTTGACCTGACGCTCGACTGCACCGACAATTTCGAGGCCCGCTACCTGATCAACGACACCTGCGTCCAGCTGGGCCGGCGCTGGGTGTGGGGTGCCGCCGGCGGCAGCGAGGGCATGGTCAGCGTGTTCGGCCCCGACTGCACGCTGCGTAGCGTGTTCCCCACCCCGGACGGGGCCGAGTCGTGCGAGACCATTGGGGTGCTGGGGCCGCTGCTGGGGGTGATCGCTTCGCTAATGAGCGCCGAGGCCCTGAAGCTGCTGGGCGGGGTGGGCCAGCCGCTGGAAGGTCAGCTGCTCACCTATGACCTGATGAGCGGGCGGTTCAGGCGAATTGGACTGCGTACTGAACGGTAA
- a CDS encoding HU family DNA-binding protein, with amino-acid sequence MAKSTKPAAAKPAAKAAKPAAKAARPAAADKGEKIAKTQIIDLVADKTSLNKKQAGEAVASMLDVVVEALRGGKSVGLPGLGTFSVAKTAARQGVRPGTSEKITIPAGKKVRFKVASTLKSGL; translated from the coding sequence ATGGCCAAGAGCACCAAACCCGCCGCCGCCAAGCCCGCCGCCAAGGCTGCCAAGCCGGCCGCCAAGGCTGCCCGCCCCGCCGCCGCTGACAAGGGCGAGAAGATCGCCAAGACCCAGATCATCGATCTGGTGGCGGACAAGACCAGCCTGAACAAGAAGCAGGCCGGTGAGGCCGTGGCCTCGATGCTGGACGTCGTGGTGGAAGCGCTGCGCGGCGGCAAAAGCGTGGGCCTTCCGGGCCTCGGCACCTTCAGCGTCGCCAAGACCGCAGCCCGTCAGGGCGTGCGTCCCGGCACCAGCGAGAAGATCACCATTCCCGCTGGCAAGAAGGTGCGCTTTAAGGTCGCCAGCACCCTCAAGTCCGGCCTCTAA
- a CDS encoding SPFH domain-containing protein, whose translation MTNLQSDPNRVLDATPVQGVASVERRAFGLPGIPALLILLVLVVATVTLLVAELYIWGVLLGIAAFLMLSGFFIVQPNQASVITLFGRYVGTERRNGFFWTNPFTSRRRLSLRIRNFNSERLKVNDAGGNPIEIAAVIVWRVVDTARATFDVEEYEQFVHIQAETALRHLASQYSYDDHEATGFSLRGNPDEVAGALVTELGLRLQHAGVEVLEARLSHLAYAPEIAGAMLQRQQAGAILAARQIIVQGAVGMVEMALRQLSEQHIVELDEERKAQMVSNLLVVLTSERGTQPVLNAGSLY comes from the coding sequence ATGACCAACCTGCAATCCGATCCGAACCGTGTGCTGGACGCCACCCCGGTGCAGGGGGTGGCGAGCGTGGAACGCCGGGCCTTCGGGCTGCCGGGGATTCCGGCGCTGCTGATCCTGCTGGTGCTGGTGGTGGCCACGGTGACGCTGCTGGTCGCGGAGCTGTACATCTGGGGCGTCTTGCTGGGCATCGCCGCCTTCCTGATGCTCAGCGGCTTTTTCATCGTGCAGCCGAATCAGGCCTCGGTGATCACGCTGTTCGGGCGCTACGTGGGCACCGAGCGGCGCAACGGCTTCTTCTGGACCAACCCCTTCACCAGCCGCCGCCGGCTCTCGCTGCGCATCCGCAACTTCAACAGTGAGCGGCTGAAGGTCAACGACGCGGGCGGCAACCCCATCGAGATCGCGGCCGTGATCGTGTGGCGGGTGGTGGACACCGCGCGGGCCACCTTCGACGTGGAGGAGTACGAGCAGTTCGTGCATATCCAGGCCGAGACGGCCCTGCGGCACCTCGCCTCGCAGTACAGCTACGACGATCACGAGGCCACCGGCTTCTCGCTGCGCGGCAACCCGGATGAGGTGGCGGGTGCGCTGGTGACCGAGCTGGGGCTGCGGCTGCAGCACGCCGGGGTGGAGGTGCTGGAAGCGCGGCTCTCGCACCTGGCCTACGCACCGGAGATCGCCGGGGCGATGCTGCAGCGTCAGCAGGCCGGCGCAATTTTGGCGGCCCGCCAGATCATCGTGCAGGGCGCGGTGGGCATGGTCGAGATGGCCCTGCGGCAGCTCTCGGAGCAGCACATCGTGGAACTGGACGAGGAACGCAAGGCCCAGATGGTCAGCAACCTGCTGGTGGTGCTGACCAGCGAGCGCGGCACCCAGCCGGTGCTGAACGCCGGCAGCCTCTACTGA
- a CDS encoding beta-ketoacyl-ACP synthase III, producing MPIGITALGTYVPERVLTNHDLEAMFETSDEWIVSRTGIRERHLAQPDEYASDMGVRAVQDLVRRSPDALSGVDMVVCATSSPDAYFPSTAALIAGQVGLAGAGALDLSTACSGFVYALSVAQGLIMGGTARKVLVVGAETLSKLLDWTDRSTCILFGDGGGAAVVESVPDGYGFQSFVLGADSAGGPSLYKFAIADHIPGVPVGSGNPMLGMNGREVFRFAVRVLVDSGQQALDKAGVRGSDVAWMVPHQANIRIIESACERFGIPKERTVVNLERYGNTSTASVPIALREALDDGRIQDGDQLLLVAFGGGLSWAASAMKWYGGAGQVAQQREAQAVTS from the coding sequence ATGCCCATCGGCATCACGGCGCTCGGCACCTACGTTCCCGAGCGTGTTCTGACCAACCACGACCTGGAAGCGATGTTCGAGACCAGCGACGAGTGGATCGTGTCGCGCACCGGCATCCGCGAACGTCACCTGGCGCAGCCGGACGAGTATGCCTCGGACATGGGCGTGCGCGCGGTCCAGGACCTGGTGCGCCGCAGCCCGGACGCGCTCTCGGGCGTGGATATGGTGGTGTGCGCCACCAGCAGCCCCGACGCCTACTTTCCGTCCACCGCCGCGCTGATCGCCGGTCAGGTGGGGCTGGCCGGCGCGGGCGCCCTGGACCTCAGCACCGCCTGCAGCGGCTTTGTCTATGCGCTCTCGGTGGCGCAGGGCCTGATCATGGGCGGCACCGCCCGCAAGGTGCTGGTGGTGGGCGCCGAGACGCTCAGCAAGCTGCTCGACTGGACCGACCGCAGCACCTGCATCCTGTTCGGGGACGGCGGGGGCGCGGCCGTCGTGGAGTCGGTGCCGGACGGCTACGGCTTTCAGAGCTTCGTGCTGGGCGCCGACAGCGCGGGCGGTCCCAGCCTCTACAAGTTCGCGATCGCCGACCACATTCCCGGCGTCCCGGTCGGCAGCGGCAACCCGATGCTCGGCATGAACGGGCGCGAGGTGTTCCGCTTCGCCGTGCGGGTGCTCGTGGACAGCGGCCAGCAGGCGCTCGACAAGGCCGGCGTGCGCGGCAGCGACGTGGCCTGGATGGTGCCGCATCAGGCCAACATCCGCATCATCGAGAGTGCCTGCGAGCGCTTCGGGATTCCCAAAGAGCGCACGGTGGTGAACCTGGAGCGCTACGGCAATACCAGCACCGCCAGCGTGCCGATCGCGCTGCGCGAGGCGCTGGACGACGGCCGCATTCAGGACGGCGATCAGCTGCTGCTGGTGGCGTTCGGGGGCGGGCTGAGCTGGGCGGCCAGCGCCATGAAGTGGTACGGCGGCGCCGGTCAGGTGGCCCAGCAGCGCGAGGCGCAGGCGGTGACGTCGTGA
- the fabD gene encoding ACP S-malonyltransferase: MTVAALFPGQGSQAIGMGQAVAAAFPVAQRVMEQTEGVVPGLLSLMRDGPVETLTLTANQQPALVAASVAVFRAWQQAGGGPVAYAAGHSLGEYSALVAAGALTLEDALRLTRLRGELMQGAVPPGDGAMSAVMGDPAVVAEVCAQTAGVVQPANYNAPTQTVISGEKAAVEAASAALKARGLKVIPLKVSAPFHCSLMEPARSGLAPALGAVPLGQLQFPVIANVTAEPVTDVTLVPDLLERQITGSVRWVETVQRLAALGVDTFIEFGQGTVLTGLVKRILPDARTVNIHTPDEIQRALS; this comes from the coding sequence GTGACGGTGGCGGCGCTGTTTCCCGGGCAGGGGTCGCAGGCCATCGGGATGGGACAGGCGGTGGCGGCGGCCTTCCCGGTGGCGCAGCGGGTGATGGAGCAGACGGAGGGCGTGGTGCCGGGCCTGCTGAGCCTGATGCGGGACGGCCCAGTGGAGACGCTGACCCTGACCGCCAATCAGCAGCCGGCCCTGGTGGCGGCCAGCGTGGCGGTGTTTCGGGCCTGGCAGCAGGCGGGAGGCGGCCCGGTCGCCTACGCGGCCGGCCACAGCCTGGGCGAGTACAGCGCCCTGGTGGCTGCCGGCGCCCTGACGCTGGAGGACGCGCTGCGGCTGACCCGGCTGCGCGGCGAGCTGATGCAGGGGGCGGTGCCGCCCGGCGACGGCGCCATGAGCGCGGTGATGGGCGACCCGGCCGTGGTGGCCGAGGTGTGCGCCCAGACCGCCGGGGTGGTGCAGCCAGCCAACTACAACGCGCCCACCCAGACGGTCATCAGCGGCGAGAAGGCGGCGGTGGAGGCGGCGTCGGCGGCCCTGAAGGCGCGCGGCCTGAAGGTGATTCCACTGAAGGTCTCGGCCCCGTTTCACTGCTCGCTGATGGAGCCGGCCCGCAGTGGTCTGGCGCCGGCCCTGGGTGCCGTGCCGCTCGGTCAGCTGCAATTCCCGGTGATCGCCAACGTGACGGCCGAGCCGGTGACCGACGTGACGCTGGTGCCGGACCTGCTGGAGCGGCAGATCACCGGGAGCGTCCGCTGGGTGGAGACGGTGCAGCGGCTCGCGGCGCTGGGCGTGGATACCTTCATCGAGTTCGGGCAGGGCACGGTGCTCACCGGGCTGGTGAAGCGCATCCTGCCGGACGCCCGCACCGTCAACATCCACACGCCCGACGAGATCCAGCGCGCCCTGTCATGA
- the fabG gene encoding 3-oxoacyl-[acyl-carrier-protein] reductase, with protein MTDSSPRRVALVTGSSRGLGRAMALRLAHDGFDVAVHYGRNQTEAERVAAEISALGVRAEVFGADLSTPANAGRLVDDVIARLGRLDVLVNNAGLTRDNLAIRIKDEDWDAVIATNLSSAFIACRAAIKHMMRARAGRIINIASVVGLMGNPGQANYVASKAGLIGLSKALAKEYGSRGITVNAVAPGFISSDMTDQLSPQVRQGYLDSIPLGRLGAPEDVAALVAFLASDAAGYITGQVIGVDGGLYPH; from the coding sequence ATGACCGATTCTTCCCCGCGCCGGGTGGCCCTGGTCACCGGCAGCAGCCGGGGGCTGGGCCGCGCCATGGCGCTGCGGCTGGCCCACGACGGCTTTGACGTGGCGGTGCACTACGGCCGCAACCAGACGGAGGCCGAACGGGTGGCCGCCGAGATCAGCGCCCTGGGGGTGCGCGCCGAGGTGTTCGGTGCCGACCTCAGCACCCCTGCCAACGCGGGCCGGCTGGTGGACGACGTGATCGCTCGCCTGGGCCGGCTGGACGTGCTGGTCAACAATGCCGGGCTCACCCGCGACAACCTCGCCATCCGTATCAAGGACGAGGACTGGGACGCGGTGATCGCCACCAACCTGTCGAGCGCCTTCATCGCCTGCCGCGCGGCCATCAAGCACATGATGCGGGCCCGCGCCGGCCGCATCATCAACATCGCCTCGGTGGTGGGCCTGATGGGCAACCCCGGGCAGGCCAACTATGTGGCCAGCAAGGCGGGCCTGATCGGGCTGAGCAAGGCGCTGGCCAAGGAGTACGGCTCGCGCGGCATCACCGTGAATGCGGTGGCGCCCGGCTTCATCAGCAGCGACATGACCGATCAGCTGTCCCCGCAGGTGCGGCAGGGCTACCTGGACAGCATTCCGCTGGGCCGGCTGGGCGCTCCGGAGGACGTGGCGGCGCTGGTGGCCTTCCTGGCCTCCGACGCGGCCGGCTACATCACCGGTCAGGTGATCGGCGTGGACGGCGGACTGTACCCGCACTGA
- a CDS encoding DinB family protein — protein sequence MNAPVTQEQTGQALAAIRDELRALAGTLPSEQFFRGSGERWSVAHHLDHLVRSNQPVASALTLPKDRLLPWTGAPRSFTEVQTLYRAALGGGAKASGRFLPDPQGTQQELLDRYASSIEQLTHGLTGWAGPDLDRFALPHPVLGPLSVREMLFFTVYHNQHHLQGIRARLETA from the coding sequence ATGAACGCGCCAGTCACTCAGGAGCAGACCGGGCAGGCGCTGGCGGCCATCCGGGATGAGCTGCGGGCGCTGGCCGGCACGTTGCCTTCGGAGCAGTTTTTCCGGGGCTCGGGGGAGCGCTGGTCCGTGGCGCACCATCTGGACCATCTGGTCCGCTCGAACCAGCCGGTGGCGTCTGCCCTGACGCTGCCGAAAGACCGGCTGTTGCCCTGGACCGGCGCTCCGCGCAGCTTCACTGAGGTTCAGACGCTATACCGGGCGGCTCTGGGCGGCGGGGCCAAGGCCTCCGGGCGCTTCCTGCCGGACCCGCAGGGCACCCAGCAGGAGCTGCTGGACCGGTACGCCAGCTCCATTGAGCAGCTGACCCACGGCCTCACCGGCTGGGCCGGGCCGGACCTGGACCGCTTTGCCCTGCCGCATCCGGTGCTGGGCCCACTGAGCGTCCGGGAAATGTTGTTCTTTACCGTCTACCACAACCAGCATCATCTGCAGGGCATCCGTGCCCGACTGGAGACCGCATGA
- a CDS encoding ABC transporter permease — MTAAPARPVRRPGRFLTAVLWPLLLLLCLFTPLLTTVLRPLAAGGDLSTSRPLWQLTATHLGLVLVAEAAVLLIGVPLSVYVTRPGRRAQMGLAEAITGLGQTVPTIAILALAVPVLGFGAAPTLVGLILYGLVPVVSNAVAGLLGVDAAALDAARGMGMSAGQRLRRVELPLSLPVLLAGVRTSTVYNVGTATIGAALGAGGLGDPIINGLSQQNTGLVLLGAALAGLLALSLDALLGLIVSAAPRPRA; from the coding sequence CTGACGGCCGCACCGGCGCGGCCAGTCCGGCGGCCCGGGCGCTTCCTGACGGCGGTGCTGTGGCCGCTGCTGCTGCTGCTGTGCCTGTTCACCCCGCTGCTCACCACCGTGCTGCGGCCGCTGGCGGCGGGCGGCGACCTCAGCACCTCCCGGCCGCTGTGGCAGCTGACCGCCACGCACCTGGGCCTGGTGCTGGTGGCCGAGGCCGCCGTACTGCTGATCGGCGTGCCGCTGAGCGTGTACGTCACCCGGCCCGGCCGCCGAGCCCAGATGGGGCTGGCCGAGGCCATCACCGGACTGGGCCAGACGGTGCCCACCATCGCCATCCTGGCGCTGGCGGTGCCGGTGCTGGGCTTCGGGGCGGCCCCCACCCTGGTGGGCCTGATCCTCTACGGCCTGGTGCCGGTGGTGAGCAACGCCGTGGCGGGCCTGCTGGGCGTGGACGCCGCAGCGCTGGACGCGGCGCGCGGCATGGGCATGAGCGCCGGCCAGCGGCTGCGCCGGGTGGAGCTGCCGCTCAGTCTGCCGGTGCTGCTGGCCGGGGTTCGCACCAGCACCGTCTACAACGTCGGCACCGCCACCATCGGCGCGGCGCTGGGCGCGGGCGGGCTGGGCGACCCGATCATCAACGGTCTGTCGCAGCAGAACACCGGGCTGGTGCTGCTGGGCGCGGCGCTGGCTGGTCTGCTGGCGCTGAGTCTGGACGCTCTGCTGGGGCTGATCGTGTCGGCTGCACCGCGCCCCCGCGCTTGA
- the acpP gene encoding acyl carrier protein produces MDTFEQVKEVIVEKLGVDAGKVTPEARFVEDLGADSLETVELIMGLEDKFGISISDEDAESIRTVQAAVDYIGSKQ; encoded by the coding sequence ATGGATACATTTGAACAGGTCAAAGAAGTGATCGTCGAGAAGCTGGGCGTGGACGCCGGCAAGGTGACGCCCGAGGCGCGCTTCGTGGAGGATCTGGGCGCCGACAGCCTCGAGACCGTGGAACTGATCATGGGTCTGGAAGACAAGTTCGGCATCAGCATCAGCGACGAGGACGCCGAGAGCATCCGCACCGTGCAGGCGGCGGTGGACTACATCGGCAGCAAGCAGTAA
- a CDS encoding glycine betaine ABC transporter substrate-binding protein, protein MNRTFVLLLAALVSASSASAKPIVVGGKLDPEAQLLSQLIILSLKNAGLDVTDKASLGDTGVNRKAILAGEIDTYAEYTGNAVYLFPTAKIPATDAGNPTRIYALARQLDSKQGITWLKPANANNTWVVALPEAFASKNKLKSLADLASYLKGGGTFKIAGSPEFFNRPDTMPAFEKAYGFSLKADQKLVLAGATPPQTQQAAAAGTNGVNAAMAYGTDGTLAALKLVALTDPKGAQPVYQPAPIIRTETLKANPQIEGILNKVFATLNQQTLQTLNGQIAVEGRSAADVAQAYLKSKNLIK, encoded by the coding sequence ATGAACCGGACCTTTGTGCTTCTGCTGGCCGCCCTGGTCAGTGCCAGTTCCGCGAGTGCGAAACCGATTGTGGTGGGCGGGAAACTGGACCCTGAGGCGCAGCTGCTCAGTCAGCTGATCATCCTCTCCCTGAAAAACGCCGGCCTGGACGTCACCGACAAGGCCAGCCTCGGCGACACCGGCGTGAACCGCAAGGCCATCCTGGCCGGTGAAATCGACACCTACGCCGAGTACACCGGCAACGCCGTCTACCTCTTCCCCACCGCCAAGATTCCCGCCACCGACGCCGGCAACCCCACGCGCATCTACGCGCTCGCCCGGCAGCTGGACAGCAAGCAGGGCATCACCTGGCTGAAGCCCGCCAACGCCAACAACACCTGGGTGGTGGCGCTGCCGGAAGCGTTTGCCAGCAAGAACAAGCTCAAGAGCCTGGCGGACCTGGCCTCCTACCTGAAGGGCGGCGGCACCTTCAAGATCGCCGGCAGCCCGGAGTTCTTCAACCGCCCCGACACCATGCCCGCCTTCGAGAAGGCCTACGGCTTCTCGCTGAAGGCCGATCAGAAGCTGGTGCTGGCCGGCGCCACCCCCCCGCAGACGCAGCAGGCCGCCGCCGCCGGCACCAACGGCGTGAACGCGGCCATGGCCTACGGCACCGATGGCACCCTGGCGGCGCTGAAGCTGGTGGCCCTGACCGATCCCAAGGGCGCGCAGCCGGTCTACCAGCCGGCCCCGATCATCCGGACCGAGACGCTGAAGGCCAACCCGCAGATTGAGGGCATCCTGAACAAAGTGTTTGCCACCCTCAACCAGCAGACGCTGCAGACGCTCAACGGCCAGATCGCCGTGGAGGGCCGCAGCGCCGCCGATGTCGCCCAGGCCTACCTCAAAAGCAAGAACCTGATCAAGTAA
- a CDS encoding ABC transporter ATP-binding protein, with the protein MITLEHLNKTYGATVAVHDLSLSFPDGAITALLGPSGCGKTTTLRMINRLIEPTSGRVLLGGQDTTTLRPEQLRRGIGYVIQQIGLFPHLSVAQNVATVPDLLGWPRSKTRARVDELLALVGLEPGAFRDKRPSELSGGQAQRVGVARALAADPPVLLMDEPFGALDPLARDEVQERFLNIQAELRKTVVIVSHDIDEALRMGDRVALMRAGQLEQFGTPDELVHHPASAFVRQFLGDDANLRQLAGVPVRDLVEPGDAAGLPRIEAATNARTAIALMLRAGQAQAAVWDGDRLLGVVGWPQLAAGAPEREQP; encoded by the coding sequence ATGATCACGCTCGAACACCTCAACAAGACCTACGGCGCAACCGTCGCCGTCCACGACCTGAGCCTGAGCTTCCCGGACGGCGCCATCACCGCGCTGCTGGGGCCGAGCGGCTGCGGCAAGACCACCACCTTGCGGATGATCAACCGGCTGATCGAACCAACAAGCGGCCGGGTGCTGCTGGGCGGCCAGGACACCACCACGCTGCGACCCGAACAGCTGCGGCGCGGCATCGGCTACGTGATCCAGCAGATCGGGCTGTTTCCGCACCTGTCGGTGGCGCAGAACGTGGCCACCGTGCCGGATCTGCTTGGCTGGCCCCGCAGCAAAACCCGCGCCCGGGTAGATGAGCTGCTGGCGCTGGTGGGCCTGGAGCCCGGCGCCTTCCGCGACAAGCGGCCCTCGGAGCTGTCGGGCGGGCAGGCGCAGCGGGTGGGGGTGGCGCGCGCGCTGGCTGCCGACCCGCCGGTGCTGCTGATGGATGAGCCGTTCGGAGCGCTGGACCCGCTGGCGCGCGATGAGGTGCAGGAGCGCTTCCTGAACATCCAGGCGGAGCTGAGGAAAACGGTGGTGATCGTGTCGCACGACATCGACGAAGCGCTACGGATGGGTGACCGCGTGGCACTGATGCGTGCCGGCCAGCTGGAGCAGTTCGGGACGCCGGACGAGCTGGTGCATCACCCGGCCAGCGCCTTCGTGCGGCAGTTTCTGGGCGACGACGCCAACCTGAGGCAGCTGGCCGGCGTGCCGGTGCGCGACCTGGTGGAACCGGGCGACGCGGCGGGCCTACCGCGCATCGAGGCGGCCACCAACGCCCGCACCGCCATCGCCCTGATGCTGCGGGCCGGTCAGGCTCAGGCGGCGGTGTGGGACGGCGACCGGCTGCTGGGTGTGGTGGGTTGGCCGCAGCTGGCGGCCGGGGCGCCCGAGCGGGAGCAGCCTTGA
- the fabF gene encoding beta-ketoacyl-ACP synthase II, with the protein MRRVVITGMGPVTPIGIGEQDYAQAQRQGSNGIATITRFDPAAYSARMAGEVKVDLSTYLDPREAKRMDRFVQLAMIAAELAVQDSGLTEEQLAGEQSGSLIGTGVGGMETWEEQTRIAHTRGANRVSPMFIPMIISNMASGHVAMRYHLNGPSSTVVTACATGSGAVGDAMRIIQLGLADIMVTGGTEAAITPMAIGSFGNMKALSTRNDDPATASRPFCASRDGFVLGEGAGVLILEELEHALKRGARIHAEVVGYGTSADAHHITAPAPEGRGAQVAMRMALKTAGINPEQVGYVNAHGTSTPANDLAETQAIQAVYGDHARQLAVSSTKSMTGHLLGAAGAIEAIAVAQALRDGILPPTINYIDPDPELTLDYIPNEAREQQVEYAMSNSFAFGGQNAVLVLKRYQ; encoded by the coding sequence ATGCGGCGTGTGGTGATTACCGGAATGGGGCCCGTGACGCCCATCGGCATCGGGGAGCAGGATTACGCCCAGGCGCAGCGCCAGGGCAGCAACGGCATCGCGACCATCACGCGCTTTGACCCCGCCGCCTACTCGGCGCGGATGGCCGGCGAGGTGAAGGTGGACCTCAGCACGTACCTGGATCCGCGCGAAGCCAAGCGGATGGACCGCTTCGTGCAGCTGGCCATGATCGCGGCGGAACTGGCGGTGCAGGACAGCGGCCTGACGGAAGAGCAGCTGGCCGGCGAGCAGAGCGGCTCACTGATCGGCACCGGCGTGGGCGGCATGGAGACCTGGGAGGAGCAGACCCGCATCGCGCACACGCGCGGCGCCAACCGGGTCAGCCCGATGTTCATTCCCATGATCATCAGCAACATGGCCTCCGGACACGTGGCGATGCGCTACCACCTGAACGGCCCCAGCAGCACGGTGGTCACCGCCTGCGCCACCGGCTCCGGCGCGGTGGGCGACGCGATGCGCATCATCCAGCTGGGCCTGGCGGACATCATGGTGACCGGCGGCACCGAGGCGGCCATCACCCCGATGGCCATCGGGTCGTTCGGCAACATGAAAGCGCTCAGCACCCGCAACGACGACCCGGCCACCGCCAGCCGGCCGTTCTGCGCCTCGCGCGACGGCTTCGTGCTGGGCGAGGGCGCAGGCGTGCTGATCCTGGAGGAGCTGGAGCACGCCCTGAAGCGCGGCGCGCGGATTCACGCGGAGGTGGTGGGCTACGGCACCAGCGCGGACGCGCACCACATCACTGCTCCCGCCCCGGAGGGCCGCGGCGCCCAGGTGGCGATGCGCATGGCGCTCAAGACCGCCGGCATCAACCCCGAGCAGGTGGGCTATGTGAATGCCCACGGCACCAGCACCCCGGCCAACGACCTCGCGGAGACGCAGGCGATCCAGGCAGTGTACGGAGATCACGCCCGGCAGCTGGCGGTCAGCAGCACCAAGAGCATGACCGGCCACCTGCTGGGCGCGGCGGGCGCCATCGAGGCGATTGCGGTGGCGCAGGCGCTGCGCGACGGTATCCTGCCGCCCACCATCAACTACATCGACCCGGACCCGGAGCTGACCCTCGACTACATCCCCAACGAGGCCCGCGAGCAGCAGGTGGAGTACGCCATGAGCAACAGCTTCGCCTTCGGCGGCCAGAACGCCGTGCTGGTGCTGAAGCGCTACCAGTAA
- a CDS encoding ABC transporter permease — translation MNGPVSAPARLSGDLLTLFGLAAAPMLAALLLPWVLLRPNRIAPGVPQGLPPALLAAALLLVLLLVVSARLMPRLLWLASALTLGFGFWALGARTAAALSGQATFARASASSGLWLWLLGAGIGAYGVWQAARTPAERLLSQLWLLPLLYWIFSGHFSSWSVVAEGRVEQSRFIQELIQHVRLVGVALLLALVIGGPLAVWASARPRVAGTVLGLANAVQTIPSLALLGLLIAPLSALSTAVPTLRELGVRGIGVAPALTAMTLYALLPVLRNGVVGLTGVSTGAIDAARGMGMTGSQRFWRVQFPLSLPVWLSGVRQAAVLLVGVASIAALIGAGGLGVYIFRGLQAGAADLILLGALPACLLAIVLSALLRGAEVLLGGRH, via the coding sequence GTGAACGGTCCTGTCTCTGCTCCGGCCCGGCTGTCCGGCGACCTGCTGACCCTCTTCGGGCTGGCGGCGGCGCCGATGCTGGCCGCCCTGCTGCTGCCGTGGGTGCTGCTGCGGCCCAACCGCATCGCGCCGGGCGTGCCGCAGGGGCTCCCGCCGGCCCTGCTCGCTGCGGCGCTGCTGCTGGTGCTGCTGCTGGTGGTCAGCGCTCGCCTGATGCCCCGGCTGCTGTGGCTGGCCTCGGCCCTGACGCTGGGCTTCGGCTTCTGGGCGCTGGGGGCCAGGACGGCCGCGGCGCTGAGTGGGCAGGCGACCTTTGCGCGCGCCAGCGCCAGCAGTGGCCTGTGGCTGTGGCTGCTGGGGGCAGGCATCGGCGCGTACGGCGTCTGGCAGGCGGCCCGCACCCCCGCCGAGCGCCTGCTGAGTCAGCTGTGGCTGCTGCCGCTGCTGTATTGGATCTTCAGCGGCCATTTCAGCAGCTGGTCGGTGGTGGCTGAGGGGCGGGTGGAGCAGAGCCGCTTCATCCAGGAGCTGATTCAGCACGTCCGGCTGGTCGGGGTGGCGCTGCTGCTGGCGCTGGTGATCGGCGGCCCGCTGGCGGTGTGGGCCAGCGCCCGGCCGCGGGTGGCCGGCACAGTGCTGGGGCTGGCCAACGCGGTGCAGACCATCCCCAGTCTGGCGCTGCTGGGCCTGCTGATCGCGCCGCTCTCCGCCCTGTCCACCGCCGTGCCGACCCTGCGTGAGCTGGGGGTGCGCGGCATCGGGGTGGCGCCGGCCCTGACCGCCATGACGCTGTACGCCCTGCTGCCGGTGCTGCGCAACGGGGTGGTGGGCCTGACCGGCGTCTCGACCGGGGCCATCGACGCGGCGCGCGGCATGGGCATGACCGGCAGCCAGCGCTTCTGGCGGGTGCAGTTTCCGCTGAGCCTGCCGGTGTGGCTGAGCGGCGTGCGGCAGGCGGCGGTGCTGCTGGTGGGGGTGGCCAGCATCGCCGCGCTGATCGGGGCGGGCGGCCTGGGCGTGTACATCTTCCGGGGCCTGCAGGCGGGCGCCGCCGACCTGATCCTGCTGGGCGCGCTGCCGGCCTGCCTGCTGGCCATCGTGCTGAGCGCCCTGCTGCGCGGCGCCGAGGTGCTGCTGGGGGGCCGCCACTGA